The Primulina tabacum isolate GXHZ01 chromosome 7, ASM2559414v2, whole genome shotgun sequence genome includes a window with the following:
- the LOC142551112 gene encoding uncharacterized protein LOC142551112 isoform X2, which produces MSVRLFNSNKERKWKKQAIWEVVKSTLRKKLMKCDLSGRNAYKIIFTNRLYIGKLGIYFFEQPFKKQRHHHKCNWILSKLGCKIWVQFDIIN; this is translated from the exons AT GAGTGTAAGATTGTTTAATTCAAACAAGGAAAGGAAATGGAAAAAACAAGCTATATGGGAAGTAGTAAAG AGTACTCTAAGGAAGAAATTGATGAAGTGTGATCTGAGTGGGCGGAATGCATACAAGATTATATTTACGAATAG GCTGTATATCGGAAAATTgggaatatatttttttgaacaACCATTCAAAAAGCAACGACATCATCACAAA TGCAATTGGATACTGTCAAAGCTAGGCTGCAAAATCTGGGTTCAGTTTGATATCATTAACTAA